The sequence below is a genomic window from Citricoccus muralis.
CTTCCCGGGCAGGCGAATTCGCACCGATGGTGGAACGGGCTGCGGGAGCGGTTCCACGACCGGTTCCGCACCGTGACCTTCGACTATCGCGGTACGGGCGAGAGCCGTGGTGAGATCGGGCCGTGGACCACCCGCAGTTTCGCCGACGACGCGCGGGCCGTGCTCGATCATGTGGGTGCCGATCAGGCTGTTGTCTACGGAACGTCCATGGGCGGGCGGATCGCTCAGTTCTTGGCAGCCCGGGAGCCGGCGAGGGTGAGCGCATTGCTTCTGGCCTGCACCACGCCCGGCGGCGAGCATGCGGTGGAGCGCAGCAATGAGCTGCGGGCCCGGCTCGGTCGCGCCGATGCTGCCACGCGGTTGCAGATGCTTTTCGAGCTGTTCTACACCCCGGCCTGGGGCGGGACACCGGAGTCGAGCACGCTGCTAGGGGATGCGAGCATGACGGGACCGGAACGCGCGGCACACCTGAAAGTCAGCGACCTGCACGACGCCTGGGAGGTGCTACCGGAGATCACGGCGCCCACCCTGGTGCTGCACGGCACCGACGACGAGATGGCGC
It includes:
- a CDS encoding alpha/beta fold hydrolase, giving the protein MTLNTTLTTLDGFALAVQQDGPDDGPTLLLLPGQANSHRWWNGLRERFHDRFRTVTFDYRGTGESRGEIGPWTTRSFADDARAVLDHVGADQAVVYGTSMGGRIAQFLAAREPARVSALLLACTTPGGEHAVERSNELRARLGRADAATRLQMLFELFYTPAWGGTPESSTLLGDASMTGPERAAHLKVSDLHDAWEVLPEITAPTLVLHGTDDEMAPVVNAERIAGRIPGAQLRLWAGTRHGFFSERADEVTAEILRFLDAEHS